In Aequorivita sp. H23M31, a single window of DNA contains:
- a CDS encoding PmeII family type II restriction endonuclease — translation MNQLNLTDVTQYVEENIGTFHQKRIERLKKLKLKTVLKKKNPYLFRAKHLFTADEIVRGIADAYISSGEETIFGDWLEGLAIFINQKVYGGWKSGIPNIDLEFDKNNIRYILNIKSGPNWGNSSQISKMKSDFKTAQRTLRTSNSNLMVVSINGCCYGIDNRPDKGDYFKYCGQEFWEFISGDKNLYTEIIEPLGHKSKERNDEFMESYSNMINKFTRDFIKDFCKPNGEIDWIKLVEFNSKKRT, via the coding sequence ATGAATCAATTAAACTTAACAGACGTCACGCAGTACGTTGAAGAAAATATTGGAACTTTCCACCAAAAAAGGATAGAACGATTAAAAAAACTCAAACTTAAAACAGTTTTAAAAAAGAAAAACCCATATCTTTTTAGAGCAAAACATTTATTCACTGCTGACGAAATAGTTCGAGGAATTGCAGATGCTTATATATCTTCTGGAGAAGAAACTATTTTCGGAGACTGGCTCGAAGGTCTTGCCATATTTATAAATCAAAAAGTTTATGGTGGATGGAAATCGGGAATTCCAAATATTGATTTAGAATTTGACAAAAATAATATTCGGTATATCTTAAATATAAAATCTGGACCTAATTGGGGGAATAGTAGTCAAATTTCTAAAATGAAGTCCGATTTCAAAACTGCTCAAAGAACTTTAAGGACAAGTAATTCTAATTTAATGGTGGTTTCAATCAATGGTTGTTGTTATGGAATTGATAATCGACCAGATAAAGGGGATTATTTTAAATATTGTGGTCAAGAGTTTTGGGAATTTATTTCTGGCGACAAAAATTTATATACGGAAATAATTGAACCTCTTGGACATAAATCAAAAGAGAGAAATGACGAATTTATGGAGTCATATTCTAATATGATTAATAAATTTACGAGGGATTTTATTAAAGATTTCTGTAAACCTAATGGGGAAATTGATTGGATAAAATTAGTCGAATTTAACTCCAAGAAAAGAACGTAG
- a CDS encoding DMT family protein, translating to MKAVLTIGLLILSNSFMIIAWYGHLKFSELKWFSKLGLISIILISWGIAFFEYMFQVPANRIGFKENGGPFTLIQLKVIQEVITLAVFAVFTLIVFKTETFRMNHIIAFVFLILAVYFMFKK from the coding sequence ATGAAAGCAGTTTTAACAATAGGTCTTTTAATTTTAAGCAATTCTTTTATGATCATTGCTTGGTACGGACATTTAAAATTTTCAGAACTAAAATGGTTCAGCAAACTAGGACTAATCTCCATAATCCTAATAAGTTGGGGAATTGCATTTTTTGAATATATGTTCCAGGTACCGGCAAATAGAATCGGATTTAAAGAAAATGGAGGTCCTTTCACCCTTATCCAATTAAAAGTTATTCAGGAGGTTATCACATTGGCCGTTTTTGCTGTATTCACTTTAATTGTGTTCAAAACAGAAACTTTCAGAATGAACCATATAATTGCTTTTGTATTTTTGATATTAGCAGTTTATTTTATGTTTAAAAAATAG
- a CDS encoding dihydrofolate reductase family protein — protein sequence MRKLIVTQWTSLDGISDARSMNKWWLPFDSPGRQKYIQDTINNCEIMLYGRKTYEMLHPYWSSFKDNEQGVADHLNNCKKYVVSANLTEARWANTTILGKDYIKEIVKIKREDGGYILVQGSASLIKPLLEAGQVDELKLLINPSIVGDGVKLFSNEVNCNLAFLDFKQFEKNVILVTYKPTKN from the coding sequence ATGCGAAAATTAATAGTAACCCAGTGGACTTCCTTAGATGGAATTTCTGATGCACGTTCTATGAATAAATGGTGGTTACCATTTGACAGCCCAGGCCGGCAAAAGTATATTCAGGACACAATCAACAACTGTGAAATTATGCTCTACGGAAGAAAAACTTATGAAATGCTTCATCCGTATTGGTCTTCTTTCAAAGACAATGAGCAAGGTGTTGCAGACCATCTAAACAACTGCAAAAAGTATGTAGTGTCCGCAAACCTTACAGAAGCACGTTGGGCCAATACAACCATTCTAGGGAAAGATTATATAAAAGAAATAGTTAAGATTAAAAGAGAAGATGGTGGATATATTTTGGTTCAGGGAAGTGCTTCGCTTATAAAACCATTACTTGAAGCTGGTCAAGTAGATGAGTTAAAACTATTGATCAATCCTTCAATCGTTGGGGATGGCGTAAAACTATTTTCTAATGAGGTTAATTGTAACTTAGCATTTTTAGACTTTAAGCAATTTGAAAAGAATGTGATATTGGTTACTTATAAACCCACTAAAAATTGA
- a CDS encoding AIR synthase related protein, with protein sequence MSKEISKRYAQRGVSAGKEDVHNAIKNVDKGLFPQAFCKIIPDYLTGDPDYCLIMHADGAGTKSSLAYTYWKETGDLSVWKGIAQDALIMNIDDLLCVGAVDNILLSSTIGRNKNCIPGEVISEIINGTEELISELKEFGLNIRSTGGETADVGDLVRTIIVDSTVTARMKRSDVIDNANIQGGDVIVGLASFGQATYEKEYNGGMGSNGLTSARHDVFHKYLAEKYPESFDASVPQELVYSGSKKLEDRVEDSPLNAGKLVLSPTRTYAPIVKQILAEVDNSHIHGMIHCSGGAQTKILHFIENLHVVKNNMFPVPPLFKLIQAESKTDWKEMYQVFNMGHRMELYVSKAVAQNIIEISKSFNVDAQIVGYVEDSEKKKLTIKSTYGEFNY encoded by the coding sequence ATGAGTAAGGAAATTTCTAAACGCTACGCACAGAGAGGCGTTTCCGCAGGTAAGGAAGATGTACACAATGCCATAAAAAATGTGGATAAAGGTCTTTTTCCTCAGGCGTTTTGCAAAATAATTCCGGATTACCTTACGGGTGATCCAGATTATTGTTTAATAATGCACGCCGATGGAGCGGGGACCAAATCTTCCCTAGCTTATACCTATTGGAAGGAAACCGGGGATCTGTCCGTTTGGAAGGGGATCGCCCAGGACGCCCTTATAATGAACATAGACGATTTGCTCTGCGTAGGTGCGGTGGATAATATACTGTTGTCCTCAACAATTGGACGGAACAAAAACTGTATTCCCGGAGAGGTTATTTCAGAAATAATAAACGGTACTGAGGAACTTATATCCGAATTGAAGGAATTTGGATTGAACATTCGTTCTACTGGTGGTGAAACTGCAGATGTTGGCGATTTAGTACGAACTATTATCGTCGATTCCACAGTGACCGCACGTATGAAACGTAGCGATGTAATTGACAATGCGAACATTCAAGGGGGCGACGTAATTGTAGGTTTAGCTTCCTTTGGACAAGCGACTTATGAAAAGGAGTACAACGGAGGAATGGGCAGTAATGGCCTGACTTCTGCGCGACACGACGTATTCCATAAATATTTAGCTGAAAAATATCCAGAAAGTTTTGATGCCTCCGTTCCCCAGGAACTGGTTTATTCGGGTTCAAAAAAATTGGAAGATAGGGTAGAGGATAGTCCATTAAATGCAGGAAAACTGGTTCTTTCGCCTACTCGGACTTATGCGCCCATAGTAAAGCAAATTTTAGCTGAGGTTGATAATAGCCACATTCACGGAATGATCCATTGTAGTGGCGGCGCCCAGACCAAAATTCTTCATTTTATTGAAAACCTTCATGTAGTGAAAAATAATATGTTTCCTGTTCCACCACTTTTTAAGCTTATTCAGGCGGAGAGCAAAACCGATTGGAAGGAAATGTACCAAGTTTTCAATATGGGCCATAGAATGGAACTTTATGTTTCTAAGGCAGTTGCCCAGAACATTATTGAAATCTCTAAATCATTTAATGTAGATGCCCAAATAGTGGGCTATGTGGAAGATTCCGAAAAGAAAAAACTTACCATCAAATCTACATATGGAGAGTTTAATTATTGA
- a CDS encoding glutamine synthetase III family protein — MSTLRFYAVKESLGRKPIPVQEPERRSDIFERNVFNESSMRQYLTKDSFQSVMSAMEKGTKIDRNLADHISTGMKEWAITKGATHYTHWFQPLTGATAEKHDAFFETMENGHAIEKFGGTQLVQQEPDASSFPSGGIRNTFETRGYTAWDPSSPAFIYGTTLCIPTVFVSYTGEALDYKTPLLRALQAIDHAATSVAKYFDKNVTKVNNTLGWEQEYFLIDSAMAASRPDISLAGRTLLGHTAAKGQQLDDHYFGSIPSRVLNFMRHLETECMYLGIPVKTRHNEVAPNQFELAPIFEETNLAVDHNTLLMDLMNKIAEKHHFKVLFHEKPFAGVNGSGKHNNWSLATNTGVNLLGPGTTPTKNLQFLTFFINTIKAVNEYEDLLRASIASAGNDHRLGANEAPPAIVSVFIGSQLTDVLDELEKVTDGKLSPQEKTDLKLNVVGKIPEILLDNTDRNRTSPFAFTGNKFEFRAVGSTANCANPMTVLNAIVAKQLLSFKKKVDDLIANKKMKKDDAIFNVLREYIKESKRIRFEGDGYGEAWEKEAAKRGLSNFRSTPEALKAKVSKKSIALFEELGILSKVEMEARHEIELEEYAMRIQIEGRILGDIARNHIIPTAIQYQNILLENVQGLKNIYGTEFKEFAGEQMHLIEKISGHISKINKGITDMIGERKKANIIEDPEERAFAYCDNVKPYFEIIRYHCDKMELLVDDELWPLTKYRELLFTK, encoded by the coding sequence ATGTCCACACTTAGATTTTACGCTGTCAAAGAAAGCCTTGGTAGGAAACCAATTCCCGTTCAAGAACCAGAAAGACGTTCTGATATTTTTGAAAGGAACGTTTTTAATGAATCTTCTATGCGCCAGTATCTGACGAAAGATTCTTTTCAAAGCGTTATGAGTGCTATGGAAAAGGGTACCAAAATAGACCGGAATCTTGCCGATCACATTTCAACTGGAATGAAAGAATGGGCAATTACCAAAGGTGCGACTCATTATACCCACTGGTTTCAACCTCTTACCGGAGCTACGGCAGAAAAACACGACGCATTTTTTGAAACCATGGAAAATGGACATGCCATTGAGAAATTCGGCGGGACCCAATTGGTTCAACAAGAACCAGATGCTTCCAGCTTTCCGAGTGGCGGGATTCGAAACACTTTTGAAACCAGAGGTTATACTGCTTGGGATCCATCCTCTCCAGCGTTTATCTACGGTACAACATTATGTATTCCCACGGTTTTTGTTTCTTATACCGGAGAAGCGCTGGATTATAAAACACCGTTACTTCGGGCGCTCCAGGCCATCGACCACGCCGCAACCTCTGTAGCGAAATATTTTGATAAAAATGTTACCAAGGTAAACAATACCTTGGGATGGGAACAGGAATACTTCCTTATAGATAGCGCTATGGCTGCTTCCAGACCCGATATTTCCTTAGCGGGAAGAACATTATTGGGGCATACCGCCGCGAAAGGACAGCAATTGGATGACCATTATTTTGGTTCCATCCCCTCTCGCGTTCTAAATTTTATGCGACACTTGGAAACTGAGTGTATGTATTTGGGAATTCCGGTTAAAACCCGGCACAACGAAGTAGCTCCAAACCAATTTGAGTTGGCGCCTATTTTTGAGGAAACAAATCTTGCCGTGGACCATAATACGTTATTGATGGATCTTATGAATAAGATCGCAGAAAAGCATCATTTCAAGGTATTATTTCACGAAAAACCCTTTGCCGGAGTAAATGGAAGCGGAAAGCATAACAACTGGTCGCTAGCAACTAATACAGGAGTCAATCTATTGGGACCCGGAACAACACCTACCAAAAACCTACAATTCCTTACGTTTTTTATAAATACCATCAAGGCCGTTAATGAATATGAAGATCTTCTTCGGGCTTCTATTGCCAGTGCCGGAAATGACCATAGATTGGGAGCGAACGAGGCTCCCCCAGCAATTGTTTCGGTATTTATAGGATCCCAATTAACGGATGTACTTGACGAGCTTGAAAAAGTTACGGACGGGAAACTTTCACCCCAAGAAAAAACCGACCTCAAACTGAATGTTGTGGGAAAAATTCCGGAAATCTTACTCGATAATACGGACCGAAACCGAACTTCTCCTTTTGCATTTACCGGTAACAAATTCGAATTTAGAGCGGTTGGCTCCACGGCGAATTGCGCCAATCCTATGACCGTGCTTAATGCTATTGTTGCCAAACAACTTCTTTCCTTTAAAAAGAAAGTAGATGATTTGATTGCCAATAAAAAGATGAAGAAGGACGATGCCATTTTTAACGTACTTCGGGAATACATTAAGGAATCCAAACGAATCCGTTTTGAAGGTGACGGATATGGAGAAGCTTGGGAGAAGGAGGCAGCAAAACGTGGATTGAGCAACTTTAGAAGTACGCCGGAAGCTTTAAAAGCTAAGGTTTCTAAAAAGTCCATTGCGCTGTTTGAAGAATTGGGAATTCTCAGCAAGGTTGAAATGGAAGCCCGTCATGAGATTGAATTGGAAGAATATGCAATGCGCATCCAGATTGAAGGCCGTATTTTGGGAGATATCGCACGTAATCATATTATTCCAACGGCAATCCAGTATCAAAATATTCTTCTTGAAAATGTGCAGGGTCTAAAGAATATTTATGGTACTGAGTTCAAGGAGTTTGCTGGCGAACAAATGCATCTTATTGAAAAAATAAGTGGCCACATTTCCAAGATAAATAAGGGGATCACCGATATGATCGGGGAGCGTAAAAAAGCCAATATAATTGAAGATCCAGAGGAACGTGCTTTTGCTTATTGTGATAATGTAAAGCCATATTTCGAAATAATCCGCTATCACTGTGATAAAATGGAGCTATTGGTAGATGATGAACTTTGGCCGCTTACTAAATATAGGGAATTGCTTTTTACGAAATAG
- a CDS encoding calcium/sodium antiporter: MDYLYVLLGFTLLVVGGEFLVRSSVGLSFKLRLSKMVIGLTVVSFATSLPELLVSLQAALEGYSDIALGNVIGSNIANIGLVLGVTAIISPLAVGKEFYKFNWPTMALLSVALYFILKSGSEISRTEGFALLLILIVYLWILIRKSRKTEKSNPVSDDIDDGLSMASNFKIVVWLLIGAASLYGGSKFLVSGAVSLAESFNVSQRVIAVTMIAVGTSIPELAASIIAALKKEKAISLGNLIGSNIFNIAAVLGITSLIQPIAVKSSEVLGSDIFWMIGFGIILIPLAFLPQKFELQRNKGIFLVVGYALFLGITFMM; this comes from the coding sequence ATGGATTATTTATATGTATTGCTAGGATTTACATTATTGGTGGTAGGAGGGGAATTTCTGGTTCGCTCCTCTGTAGGTCTTTCTTTTAAGCTTCGTCTTTCGAAAATGGTAATCGGACTCACGGTTGTTTCCTTTGCCACCTCCCTACCCGAACTTTTGGTAAGTCTGCAAGCCGCCCTCGAGGGATATTCCGATATAGCTTTAGGAAACGTAATTGGATCCAATATCGCCAACATTGGTCTGGTCTTGGGCGTTACGGCAATAATCTCTCCTTTGGCGGTAGGAAAGGAATTCTATAAATTTAATTGGCCCACTATGGCTTTGCTTTCGGTTGCCTTATATTTCATTTTGAAAAGTGGAAGTGAAATTTCTCGAACCGAAGGATTCGCTTTATTGCTCATTCTTATTGTATACCTGTGGATTTTGATAAGAAAATCGAGGAAAACCGAAAAATCGAACCCCGTAAGCGATGATATCGATGATGGACTTTCAATGGCATCCAATTTTAAAATTGTTGTCTGGCTTTTGATTGGCGCTGCTTCACTTTATGGAGGCAGTAAATTCTTGGTAAGTGGGGCAGTTTCTCTTGCAGAAAGTTTTAATGTTAGTCAACGCGTTATAGCAGTTACCATGATCGCAGTGGGAACCAGTATTCCCGAATTGGCCGCCTCTATTATTGCAGCTTTAAAAAAGGAAAAAGCAATTTCCCTAGGAAATCTTATAGGATCGAATATTTTCAATATTGCCGCAGTATTGGGAATTACTTCGCTAATTCAACCCATTGCAGTTAAAAGTAGCGAAGTATTAGGCAGTGATATTTTTTGGATGATCGGTTTCGGAATTATCCTTATTCCGCTGGCATTTCTTCCTCAGAAATTTGAACTACAAAGAAATAAAGGCATTTTCTTGGTTGTGGGGTATGCTCTTTTCTTAGGGATAACCTTTATGATGTAG
- a CDS encoding SDR family NAD(P)-dependent oxidoreductase, with the protein MAMELEIGSAEISKCIATLELLNNNTDLIFEIPKQQRIALIKASGKLSRPNRDEFSRRKKDAKKAEKRRLAAKDRTARKETGIRSARENVVFMAPKLLHAAEIASKEELELESPRNCYVCKTLFTTMHHFYDAMCTECGDFNYAKRFQTTDLTGQVAIITGSRLKIGYHITLMLLRAGATVIATTRFPVDSAYRFAQEEDFHKWADRLKIHGLDLRHIPSVEIFCNYIGQKYENLDILINNAAQTVRRPAGFYKHMMPKEEMPFESHPTFVSNLLQDHRNCLMDLKSLTDEMGSNPNKNIPVTWHGKEPGIGIRASAKLSQIPYSFDNSLTASEVFPEGKLDADLQQVDLRKTNSWRLRLGEIETTEMIEVQLVNSIAPFVLCNRLSEIMKKTNTGKKHIINVSAMEGKFHRFFKEDRHPHTNMAKAALNMLTHTAAGSLAKDGIYINAVDTGWVTDEDPVDLAKRKEELHDFQPPLDIVDGAARVMDPLIDGINTGKHWSGKFLKDYRPIDW; encoded by the coding sequence ATGGCAATGGAGTTGGAAATAGGTTCCGCAGAAATTTCCAAGTGTATCGCCACTCTCGAGTTGTTAAATAACAATACCGATTTGATTTTTGAAATTCCCAAACAACAAAGAATTGCATTGATCAAGGCATCGGGAAAACTTTCTCGTCCAAATCGTGATGAATTTTCCCGTAGAAAGAAAGACGCCAAAAAGGCCGAGAAGCGACGTTTGGCAGCAAAAGATAGAACCGCACGAAAGGAAACGGGAATACGCAGCGCCCGTGAAAATGTTGTCTTTATGGCTCCTAAACTTCTTCACGCTGCCGAAATTGCCTCAAAGGAAGAACTAGAACTGGAATCTCCAAGAAATTGCTATGTGTGCAAAACCTTATTTACTACAATGCACCATTTTTATGATGCTATGTGTACGGAATGTGGAGATTTCAACTATGCCAAGAGATTCCAAACAACAGATTTGACCGGACAAGTAGCCATTATTACTGGCTCTAGGTTAAAAATAGGTTATCATATTACCTTAATGTTGCTAAGAGCAGGTGCTACCGTTATTGCAACTACCAGATTTCCTGTGGATTCCGCCTATCGTTTTGCCCAAGAAGAAGATTTTCATAAATGGGCAGATCGGTTGAAGATCCATGGTCTGGATTTACGGCACATTCCAAGTGTGGAGATTTTCTGCAACTATATTGGCCAAAAATATGAGAATCTGGATATTTTAATCAATAATGCCGCACAAACAGTACGTCGTCCCGCAGGTTTTTACAAACATATGATGCCGAAGGAGGAAATGCCGTTTGAATCGCATCCTACCTTTGTTTCAAATTTATTACAAGATCATCGCAATTGCTTGATGGACCTAAAATCCCTCACGGATGAAATGGGATCCAATCCAAATAAAAATATTCCAGTAACTTGGCATGGGAAGGAACCTGGAATTGGTATCCGCGCATCTGCCAAACTTTCACAGATACCGTATAGTTTTGATAATTCTCTAACAGCCAGCGAGGTATTTCCGGAAGGAAAACTGGATGCGGATTTACAGCAGGTAGATCTCCGCAAAACCAATAGCTGGAGATTGAGGCTCGGCGAAATAGAAACTACGGAAATGATTGAGGTCCAATTAGTCAATAGCATTGCACCCTTTGTTCTTTGCAACCGTTTAAGTGAGATAATGAAAAAGACCAACACAGGAAAGAAACATATTATAAATGTGTCCGCAATGGAAGGGAAGTTTCATCGATTTTTTAAGGAGGACCGACACCCGCATACCAATATGGCAAAAGCTGCCCTGAATATGCTTACCCATACCGCTGCAGGCAGTCTCGCTAAAGATGGTATCTACATAAACGCCGTGGATACCGGTTGGGTTACCGATGAAGATCCAGTAGATCTGGCCAAGCGAAAAGAAGAACTCCACGACTTCCAACCTCCCTTGGATATTGTTGATGGTGCAGCCCGTGTAATGGATCCCCTGATCGATGGTATAAATACGGGAAAACATTGGAGCGGAAAATTTCTAAAAGATTACAGACCGATAGATTGGTGA
- a CDS encoding YtxH domain-containing protein, protein MSTKRTGLLALIGIAAGAFAFWKYKNMTPEEKEKIKSKVSDTGRRIKETVGDVESTISDKYDSLKNKAKQEYKDVTP, encoded by the coding sequence ATGAGTACGAAGAGAACAGGATTATTAGCATTAATTGGAATAGCAGCAGGTGCTTTTGCGTTTTGGAAATATAAAAACATGACGCCGGAAGAAAAAGAAAAAATAAAATCTAAAGTAAGCGACACCGGTCGTAGAATCAAAGAAACTGTTGGTGATGTAGAATCTACTATTTCCGACAAATATGATTCTTTAAAAAACAAAGCAAAGCAAGAATATAAGGATGTAACTCCTTAA
- a CDS encoding cold-shock protein, with protein MAKSQQTYNKKEKEKAKIKKREEKLKKKEARKADKTPGIEFAYVDHEGNLTDTPPDPSLKVEIDPEEIVLGVPPQEEGDKEAFDPVRKGKVSFYDPSKGFGFIIDNENNEKYFTHVSGIIDEIAENDNVTFELEKGQRGMNAVKVQKI; from the coding sequence ATGGCAAAATCGCAGCAGACATACAATAAGAAGGAAAAGGAAAAAGCAAAGATCAAAAAGCGAGAGGAAAAGCTGAAAAAGAAGGAAGCTCGCAAAGCGGACAAAACTCCGGGAATTGAATTTGCCTACGTTGACCATGAAGGGAATCTTACCGATACTCCGCCAGATCCATCTTTAAAAGTGGAAATTGACCCTGAGGAGATCGTTTTGGGCGTTCCACCGCAAGAAGAAGGGGATAAAGAAGCCTTTGATCCGGTTCGAAAAGGAAAAGTCTCTTTCTATGATCCTTCAAAAGGATTTGGTTTTATTATAGATAACGAAAACAATGAGAAATACTTTACCCATGTGAGCGGAATCATTGATGAAATCGCTGAGAACGACAATGTTACTTTTGAACTTGAAAAGGGGCAAAGGGGAATGAACGCAGTAAAAGTTCAAAAAATATAA
- a CDS encoding hexameric tyrosine-coordinated heme protein produces the protein MSEEVKMIPGNSLITSTPEEGRQLAVKMARLVIKVTQPDAEIREKLRPEYAEDPAMLIAVGQVVATEFATIAAANNYWRK, from the coding sequence ATGTCAGAAGAAGTAAAAATGATTCCTGGAAATTCACTTATAACCAGCACTCCTGAAGAAGGCAGACAACTGGCTGTTAAAATGGCAAGATTGGTAATAAAAGTAACACAACCTGATGCTGAGATTAGGGAAAAACTACGTCCAGAATATGCCGAGGATCCCGCCATGCTTATTGCCGTGGGCCAAGTAGTAGCCACCGAGTTTGCCACAATTGCTGCTGCAAATAATTACTGGAGGAAATAA
- the pncA gene encoding bifunctional nicotinamidase/pyrazinamidase produces MKTLIIIDVQNDFMPGGSLAVPNGDKIVPIINKVQDQFDLIVASQDWHPRDHVSFASNHPGRKPYDVIHIHGQPQTLWPDHCVQETFGAQFHPELNTERWDAIFRKGTDREIDSYSAFYDNGHMKSTGLADYLKEKGASQIFICGLAADICVYYSLYDAFKEGFACFFIEDASQPLDVEGFQLIKDKMAYLGIQIISSEDIH; encoded by the coding sequence ATGAAAACTCTAATTATAATAGATGTTCAAAATGATTTTATGCCAGGAGGATCTCTTGCAGTTCCCAATGGCGATAAAATAGTGCCGATTATCAACAAGGTACAAGATCAATTTGATCTGATAGTAGCGTCTCAGGATTGGCATCCGAGAGATCACGTTAGTTTTGCCTCAAACCATCCTGGAAGAAAACCGTATGATGTTATCCACATCCATGGACAGCCCCAGACCCTATGGCCGGATCACTGCGTGCAGGAAACCTTTGGCGCTCAATTTCATCCTGAACTTAATACGGAGCGCTGGGACGCGATATTTCGTAAAGGAACCGATCGTGAAATAGATAGCTATAGTGCTTTCTATGATAACGGACACATGAAATCTACAGGTCTTGCCGATTACCTAAAAGAGAAAGGTGCATCACAAATTTTCATCTGTGGATTGGCAGCGGATATTTGCGTGTACTATTCTCTTTATGATGCCTTTAAAGAAGGATTTGCCTGTTTCTTTATTGAGGATGCCTCCCAACCCTTGGACGTAGAAGGTTTTCAGTTAATTAAAGATAAAATGGCGTATTTAGGAATTCAAATAATTTCTTCGGAAGATATCCATTGA
- a CDS encoding nicotinate phosphoribosyltransferase, whose translation MLNITAAYTDLYQLTMAQVYFKTKPDGTAIFDYYFRRIPFKGGYAIFTGLKNVLEILENLEFSDSDIAYLETHNFEPSFLEYLKKFRFQGSVYSSMEGDVVFPNRPILQVEANIIEAQIVETLLLNLLNFQTLVATKASRIRHSAFNNILLDMGLRRAHATGGYYATRAAFIGGFDSTSNVKAAEDFDIPCSGTMAHSFIQSYGDELEAFRDFARIRPINCVLLVDTYNTLKSGLPNAITVAHEMESRGDRLFGVRLDSGDLAYLAKKTRQLLNDANLEYVKIVASNQLDEYVINSLKEQGAPIDVYGVGTELVTGKPDASLDGVYKLSEYNGDPRIKLSENILKISLPSKKQVFRMLDENGMFYGADAIALASEGAINKMMHPFDRTKNLDLTRFQHEPLLKKVMESGKRLLPIQSTAEIAEYSKSRLTLLPPEYKRFQNPHIYKVGLSPNLKEERDKLIDAHKF comes from the coding sequence ATCTTGAACATCACTGCAGCATACACCGACTTATACCAACTTACAATGGCTCAGGTTTATTTTAAAACCAAGCCTGATGGAACGGCCATTTTTGATTATTATTTTAGGCGCATACCGTTTAAGGGTGGCTACGCCATCTTTACCGGGTTAAAAAATGTTCTCGAAATTCTAGAGAATTTGGAGTTCTCCGATTCAGATATTGCTTACTTGGAAACGCATAACTTCGAACCTTCCTTTTTGGAATATTTAAAAAAGTTTAGATTTCAAGGATCAGTCTATTCCAGTATGGAAGGAGATGTTGTTTTCCCCAACAGACCAATTTTGCAGGTAGAGGCGAATATTATTGAAGCCCAGATTGTTGAAACATTATTGCTAAATCTACTTAATTTTCAAACTTTAGTTGCTACCAAGGCAAGTAGAATAAGACATAGTGCATTTAACAATATTCTGTTGGATATGGGTTTGCGAAGAGCGCATGCCACTGGAGGATATTACGCCACTCGCGCGGCATTTATCGGTGGATTCGACAGCACTAGCAACGTGAAGGCCGCTGAGGATTTTGATATTCCTTGCTCGGGTACCATGGCACATTCTTTTATTCAAAGTTATGGGGACGAATTAGAGGCATTTCGGGATTTTGCCCGAATTCGACCTATTAACTGTGTTCTTTTAGTCGATACCTACAACACCCTAAAAAGTGGATTGCCCAATGCCATTACCGTGGCACACGAGATGGAGAGTAGGGGAGACCGACTTTTCGGGGTTAGGCTTGATAGTGGGGATTTGGCATATTTAGCAAAGAAAACCCGTCAATTACTTAACGACGCCAATCTGGAATATGTAAAAATTGTAGCTTCCAATCAGTTGGATGAATATGTTATTAACAGCTTAAAAGAACAGGGAGCTCCCATCGATGTTTATGGTGTGGGCACAGAATTGGTTACGGGAAAACCGGATGCTTCCCTTGATGGAGTTTATAAACTCTCAGAGTATAACGGAGATCCTAGAATAAAACTTTCAGAAAATATACTCAAAATCTCACTTCCTTCGAAAAAACAGGTTTTTCGTATGCTAGACGAGAATGGAATGTTTTATGGAGCGGATGCCATCGCGTTAGCTTCCGAAGGAGCCATAAATAAAATGATGCACCCTTTCGACAGGACAAAAAATTTGGATCTCACCAGATTTCAGCATGAACCATTATTAAAGAAGGTTATGGAAAGTGGAAAAAGACTGCTCCCAATCCAGTCCACTGCCGAAATAGCGGAATATTCAAAATCGAGATTGACCCTACTCCCTCCCGAATACAAACGTTTTCAAAATCCGCATATTTACAAAGTGGGCCTGAGTCCAAATTTAAAAGAAGAGCGGGACAAGCTGATCGATGCCCATAAATTTTAA